One Bombilactobacillus folatiphilus genomic window, TGGGCGAACAGCCCAACCCTTGGGACCGACTACAGCCCCAGGATGCGATGAGCCGACATCGAGGTGCCAAACCTCCCCGTCGATGTGAACTCTTGGGGGAGATAAGCCTGTTATCCCCAGGGTAGCTTTTGTCCGTTGAGCGATGGCCCTTCCATACGGTGCCACCGGATCATTAAGCCCGACTTTCGTCCCTGCTCGACTTGTCTGTCTCGCAGTCAAGCTCCCTTCTACCTTTACACTCTACGAATGATTTCCAACCATTCTGAGGGAACCTTTGGGCGCCTCCGTTACTGTTTAGGAGGCGACCGCCCCAGTCAAACTGCCCACCTGACACTGTCTCCCGCCGTGCTTCAACGGCGCGGGTTAGAGTCCTCATATAACAAGGGTAGTATCCCACCATTGCCTCCTTCGATACTAGCGTACCGAGCTCTTCGGCTCCTACCTATCCTGTACATGTTACACAAAAACTCAATATCAAGCTACAGTAAAGCTCCATGGGGTCTTTCCGTCCTGTCGCGGGTAACCTGCATCTTCACGGGTATTATAATTTCACCGAGTCTATCGTTGAGACAGTGCCCAAATCATTACGCCTTTCGTGCGGGTCGGAACTTACCCGACAAGGAATTTCGCTACCTTAGGACCGTTATAGTTACGGCCGCCGTTTACTGGGGCTTCAATTCTGGGCTTCGACCGAAGTCTAACTCATCCTCTTAACCTTCCAGCACCGGGCAGGCGTCAGCCCCTATACGTCATCTTACGATTTTGCAGAGACCTGTGTTTTTGATAAACAGTTGTTTGGGCCTTTTCACTGCGGCTGGCTCTTATACCAGCACCCCTTCTCCCGAAGTTACGGGGCTATTTTGCCGAGTTCCTTAACGATAGTTCTCTCGCTCACCTTAGGATTCTCTCCTTGACTACCTGTGTCGGTTTGCGGTACGGGTATTCTGTATCTAACTAGAAGCTTTTCTCGGCAGTGTGACTATCGTGCTTCGCTACTTTAATTTCGCTCCCCATCACATCTCATTCTTAGTTACAAGCATTTGACTCACAACCAAACTTAATGTTTAGACATGCTTTTCCAGCTGCATGCTCACGATTCATCTCCTGCGTCCCTCCATTGCTCAAACAATACAGAACAGTACAGGAATCTCAACCTGTTTTCCATCGATTACGCCTCTCGGCCTCATCTTAGGTCCCGACTAACCCTGGGCGGACGAGCCTTCCCCAGGAAACCTTAGTCTTCCGGTGGATCAGATTCTCACTGATCTCGCGCTACTCATACCGGCATTCTCACTTCTAAGCTCTCCACCAGTCCTCTCGATCTGGCTTCTTCGTGCTTACAACGCTCTCCTATCGCATTCATTTTTACATGAACACCCACAGTTTTGGTACCATACTTAGCCCCGGTACATTTTCGGCGCAGAACCACTCGACTAGTGAGCTATTACGCACTCTTTAAATGAGTTGCTGCTTCTAAGCCAACATCCTAGTTGTCTAAGCAGTTCCACTTCCTTTTCCACTTAGTATGGATTTTGGGACCTTAACTGGTGATCTGGGCTGTTCCCCTTTCGACGATGGATCTTATCACTCACCGTCTGACTCCCAGGTATAGATCTTTGGCATTCGGAGTTTGTCTGAATTCAGTAACCCATGACGGGCCCCTAGTTCAAACAGTGCTCTACCTCCAAGATCCTCTCCCTGAGGCTAGCCCTAAAGCTATTTCGGAGAGAACCAGCTATCTCCAAGTTCGTTTGGAATTTCACCGCTACCCACACCTCATCCCCGCAATTTTCAACTTACGTGGGTTCGGTCCTCCAGTGCGTTTTACCGCACCTTCAACCTGGACATGGGTAGGTCACTTGGTTTCGGGTCTACATCTACGTACTTACTCGCCCTATTCAGACTCGCTTTCGCTTCGGCTCCGTCTTCTCAACTTAACCTCGCACGCAAACGTAACTCGCCGGTTCATTCTACAAAAGGCACGCCATCACTCTTTAACGAGCTCTGACTACTTGTAGGCACACGGTTTCAGGATCTATTTCACTCCCCTTCCGGGGTGCTTTTCACCTTTCCCTCACGGTACTTGTTCTCTATCGGTCACTAGGGAGTATTTAGCCTTGGGAGATGGTCCTCCCGGATTCCGACGGGGTTTCACGTGCCCCGCCGTACTCAGGATCCTGCTAGAGCGCTTCTGATTTCGTCTACGAGGCTTTCACTCTCTCTAGCTCAGTTTCCCAACTGATTCGACTATCTTCCACTATCTCACTTCGCAGTCCTACAACCCCAAAAAGCATGCTCTTTGGTTTGGGCTCTTTCCACTTCGCTCGCCGCTACTACGGAAATCGATTTTTCTTTCTCTTCCTGTGGCTACTTAGATGTTTCAGTTCACCACGTCTTCCCCACTTCATCTTTCGACCAAGTGTGACTAAGCTTTATCTTAGCCGGGTTCCCCCATTCGGATATCTCCGGATCTTCGTTTACTTACAACTCCCCGGAGCATTTCGCTGTTCGTTGCGTCCTTCTTCGGCTCCTAGTACCTAGGCATCCACCGTGCGCCCTTATTATCTTAACCTATTTCTTAATTCTTCTTCGTTTCTCGGTGTCTTTTCTCTTAATATTCAGTTTTCAAAGTACTAATGTTTGAGAGTAGACCTCTCAAAACTAAACAAAGTTTCTACAAAGTGCTTTCCGTTATTTTCCTTAGAAAGGAGGTGATCCAGCCGCAGGTTCTCCTACGGCTACCTTGTTACGACTTCACCCTAATCATTTGTCCCACCTTAGACGGTTAGCTCCTATAAAGGTTACCCCACCGGCTTTGGGTGTTACAAACTCTCATGGTGTGACGGGCGGTGTGTACAAGGCCCGAGAACGTATTCACCGTGGCATGCTGATTCACGATTACTAGCGATTCCAACTTCATGCAGGCGAGTTGCAGCCTGCAATCCGAACTGAGAATGGTTTTTAGAGTTCTGCTTGCCCTCACGAGTTTGCTTCTCGTTGTACCATCCATTGTAGCACGTGTGTAGCCCAGGTCATAAGGGGCATGATGATTTGACGTCGTCCCCACCTTCCTCCGGTTTGTCACCGGCAGTCTCACTAGAGTGCCCAACTTAATGCTGGCAACTAGTAACAAGGGTTGCGCTCGTTGCGGGACTTAACCCAACATCTCACGACACGAGCTGACGACAACCATGCACCACCTGTCTTCCTGTCCCCGAAGGGAACCTTGTATCTCTACAACTTGCAGGAGATGTCAAGACCTGGTAAGGTTCTTCGCGTTGCTTCGAATTAAACCACATGCTCCACCGCTTGTGCGGGCCCCCGTCAATTCCTTTGAGTTTCAACCTTGCGGTCGTACTCCCCAGGCGGAGTGCTTATTGCGTTAGCTACAGCACTGAGAGGCGGAAACCTCCCAACACTTAGCACTCATCGTTTACGGCATGGACTACCAGGGTATCTAATCCTGTTCGCTACCCATGCTTTCGAGCCTCAGCGTCAGTTACAGACCAGAGAGCCGCCTTCGCCACTGGTGTTCTTCCATATATCTACGCATTTCACCGCTACACATGGAGTTCCACTCTCCTCTTCTGCACTCAAGTTCTCCAGTTTCCGATGCAATTCCTCAGTTAAGCTGAGGGCTTTCACATTCAGACTTAAAAAACCGCCTGCGCTCCCTTTACGCCCAATAAATCCGGACAACGCTTGCCACCTACGTATTACCGCGGCTGCTGGCACGTAGTTAGCCGTGACTTTCTGGTTGAATACCGTCACTATCTGAGCAGTTACTCTCAAATACGTTCTTCTTCAACAACAGGATTTTACGATCCGAAAACCTTCTTCATCCACGCGGCGTTGCTCCATCAGACTTTCGTCCATTGTGGAAGATTCCCTACTGCTGCCTCCCGTAGGAGTTTGGGCCGTGTCTCAGTCCCAATGTGGCCGTTTACCCTCTCAGGTCGGCTACGTATCATTGCCTTGGTAAGCCGTTACCTTACCAACTAGCTAATACGCCGCAGGTCCATCCTTCAGTGACAGCCGAAACCGTCTTTTAACTCCCAATCATGTGATTAGAAGGCTTATGCGGTATTAGCAACTGTTTCCAATTGTTATCCCCCACTGAAGGGCAGGTTACCTACGTGTTACTCACCCATCCGCCGCTCGCTTCCTTATCTTCCTACCCGAAGGTATTCTGTTAGTTCCGCTCGCTCGACTTGCATGTATTAGGCACGCCGCCAGCGTTCGTCCTGAGCCAGGATCAAACTCTCATTTTTAGTTTGTGACTCAGACTCTGAACTCTAACGTTCTTTGTCTTCTTTATTTATTGCTTTTATTGACGGGTTCTTGCGAACCCAGCACTTTGGTTAAAAAGAAACTTTGTTCAGTTTTCAAAGATCTACTTTTTTGCTCACAGCACTTGATTATGCCGCTTGTTTAGTTTATCATCTTATCATGAGCTTGTCAACTGCTTTTTTAAATCATTTAGCAGTGACGAACATGACTCATTGACAACAGAAAATATATTATCAACTTTTTTCTTCTTTTGCAACCCCTTTTTGCATCTTTTTTGATTTTTATTTTGAAAATGCCTACCGACTGGGATCGATAGGCATTTTTTTATTTATCAATTAAATATTCATCCGACAAATTGGTATCGTAAATTACATAATTTTGATTAGCTTTAGAATTGAAATTAAAATTATTACGTGTTTTATTATAGTAATTTTGTCTTGTTTCTGTATTACTCAATTCTTCTTTATTTTCACCGACACTAGTTCGCAATTTATTCGATACACGTTGCAATTCTTTAGTGGGAGCTACTTCATACGAAACATTGTCAATTAAAGTTCCCATTCCTTGCAAATGATCTGAATCTATATTTTTAGATGCACCACGATAGTATTGTACCAACGCCGTAATATCATCCAAAGATAGATTGGTACTCATCGAATTAGAAATACTATTTAATACTTTTTGCAAGTTAGGCAAAGTACTCAAAGAAGTAGCTTTTTTAACAATACCCGTAATAACTTGGCGCTGACGCATTTGTCGTCCATAATCACCGTCTGGATCCTCGTAACGCATCCGAGCATACGATAAGCTCTGCTTCCCATTAATTACCTGCTTACCCTTGTGAAAACTACTACCATCATAACTGAAAGCAAACGGCGCATTCACTTCCACACCACCCACAGCATCAACAATTTTGGGCAAAGAATGAAAGTCTAACGTAATATAATTATCCACTTTAATATTAACTAGTTTTTGAACTGTTTTAACCGCAGCTTCTGATTCTCCTAAATTATAGGCCGAATTGATCTTTTGAATAATATGCTTATTATTTTTTACCCCATAAATTTGCGTCAACGTATCTCGAGGAATACTCATTAATACGGTTTTCTTAGTCTTAGGATTAATCGTAGCCACAATCATCGTATCTGAATTACCACGATCATCACGACCTTCACCACCAGTATCTACACCTAATAACAAAATCGTTACCGGCTTACGCTGAGCAATTGCTTTAGAAGGATGTAAATTACTTGTAGGCTTATAAGCGTGCCCCAAGGCATTACTAGCCTGTGAATAAATCCGAAAGCCATAAGCACCAACGACAAAAAAAGCCATAATCATTATTAACGCAAAAACTTTTAAAAATCGATGACTACTCATTTGATGTTGCGTTTGCATTGAAACTTTTTGATTGCGTTGTAACAACGGTTTATTGGAATCTAAATTCTTCATTAATCAAATTAACCTCAAAGTCTTTAATAATTTTTAGCACAAAATACCAAAGCATCATTCATCTAATGATTCCATTAATATTTAAGCTTGTTAATTATATATTATAGTTACGATAATTCCAAGGCAATTTTAGCTATTCACTATAAGACCATGTTGAATCTTAATTGCTTGACCATGACGCAATTTTTGACCTAAAGTAACACAAGTGTCGACCATAATGCTTTGTGCATCAATCACTGGATAAGAATGTTCCGGAGCCTTTTCTTGCGCTAAAGACAATTCTGTACACCCTAAAATAATTGCTTGTGCACCAAATTCGTCATACATGCGCTGTAAAATCTGATGATACAATGAAGCATCAACTTCGTCTTTTTGCTTAATATGGTTATAAATTAAAGACATAACATCATCTTGCAACTTCTGATCGCCTAAAGTATAACTCAAACCTTGCCTTTGTAATTCATTAGTGTAAACTTCATCTTTTAAAGTTCCTTGTGTAGCGATTAAGCCTACTTTTTTGACGTGTGGATACTTTTGCTTTAATCTTGCTACTGCAACTCTAGGCATATGCAACAACGGAACTGTAGTTTGTCGCTGTAATTGATCATAAAAGAAATGAGCTGTATTACAAATAATTACCATAAAAGCCGGATTCAAAAAACTCTGCTGCTGAATATCCTCTAACAAATCAGGATAAAAACTAGGTCGTTGATGATCCAAAATATAATTTGTCCGATCTGGTACACTCGCATGATTTACCAAAATATAATTTAAAAAATCTTGATCATTTTGCGCTGGGGTACGTTGATTTAGTAAACGAATAAAACTTTCAGTTGCCGCCGTGCCCATGCCACCGATCACTGTAAAAAAATCTTTCACTGATTTATGCCTCAATCTCTGCGATTACTTGTTGGGCCACCTTTAAATCATTAGGATAAGCAATATCTCGACCCTTGATTTTTTGATAACCATCTTCACCTTTACCAGCCAAAACAACAATATCCTGAGCACGACTGTGCAAAATCGCAATTTTAATGGCTTCTTGCCGATCTAGAATCGTCTTGACTAGTACCCTATTATGATCAATTTTTGCATCAATTTCTTGACAAATTTGCTTGGGATCTTCAAAACCTGGATCATCAGTCGTCAAATAAGTTACATCAGCATTTTCATTCAACGCTTTAGCGAAACCTGCACGTCGTGAGACTCCTTTATCGCCAGTACTACCAACCACAACAATAATTTTAGAATGCGGATACTTCTTTTTCAAAAAGCCCAATAAGACTGACATACTGCCGTAATTATGTGCATAATCTACATAAATAGTTCCGTGATCTTTGGTTTTTAAAGATTCCATCCGCCCGGGAATCGTCACATCACAAATCGAAGTTTTGGCCAACTCGTACGATGCTCCCGCCAGACCTGCACCGACAATCGCTGCAGTCGCGTTAGCTTCATTAAAATCACCGATCAAACTCAATTGATACTGACCCGCTATTTTGAGGTTCATTGCTTTTTTGGTTTGTGCTTTCAAACAAAATTCATTTTCTGATAAAGTACTTTCTTGATTTTGATAAACAAAATCTGCATGCTGATCGTTGCCACCTGCGTGGGCGAAAAGGTAAATATTCTCAGGTTGTGTAGTTGCCTTAGCAGCTTGATAAACTTCTTCAAAATATGCTGTATCCGCATTAATGACACAACGTTTAGCATTCACCAACAACTGTAGCTTACAATGCAAATAATCTGCCAAATTGGGATGCTCATTCGGTCCGATATGATCGGGTGTCAAATTCAAGAAAAAACCCACATCATACTTCAAACCATAAACACGATTACGCTTATAGGCTTGTGATGACACTTCCATTACCAAATATTTC contains:
- a CDS encoding LCP family glycopolymer transferase translates to MKNLDSNKPLLQRNQKVSMQTQHQMSSHRFLKVFALIMIMAFFVVGAYGFRIYSQASNALGHAYKPTSNLHPSKAIAQRKPVTILLLGVDTGGEGRDDRGNSDTMIVATINPKTKKTVLMSIPRDTLTQIYGVKNNKHIIQKINSAYNLGESEAAVKTVQKLVNIKVDNYITLDFHSLPKIVDAVGGVEVNAPFAFSYDGSSFHKGKQVINGKQSLSYARMRYEDPDGDYGRQMRQRQVITGIVKKATSLSTLPNLQKVLNSISNSMSTNLSLDDITALVQYYRGASKNIDSDHLQGMGTLIDNVSYEVAPTKELQRVSNKLRTSVGENKEELSNTETRQNYYNKTRNNFNFNSKANQNYVIYDTNLSDEYLIDK
- a CDS encoding aspartate/glutamate racemase family protein; protein product: MKDFFTVIGGMGTAATESFIRLLNQRTPAQNDQDFLNYILVNHASVPDRTNYILDHQRPSFYPDLLEDIQQQSFLNPAFMVIICNTAHFFYDQLQRQTTVPLLHMPRVAVARLKQKYPHVKKVGLIATQGTLKDEVYTNELQRQGLSYTLGDQKLQDDVMSLIYNHIKQKDEVDASLYHQILQRMYDEFGAQAIILGCTELSLAQEKAPEHSYPVIDAQSIMVDTCVTLGQKLRHGQAIKIQHGLIVNS
- a CDS encoding UDP-N-acetylmuramoyl-L-alanyl-D-glutamate--2,6-diaminopimelate ligase; the encoded protein is MTLILNGCILLLQEHQLLEYADIVFDNEITSVTYDSRQATKDGMFFCKGTHFEEKYLRQAQANGATTYVSEIAYPEIKGMNALIVNDVQKAMALLGAAFYNYPQNDLFIIAFTGTKGKTTSSYFTHSVLQNYSNKKTALFSTVDRILGPNPDQKFKSNLTTPESLDLFHDMREAVNSGMKYLVMEVSSQAYKRNRVYGLKYDVGFFLNLTPDHIGPNEHPNLADYLHCKLQLLVNAKRCVINADTAYFEEVYQAAKATTQPENIYLFAHAGGNDQHADFVYQNQESTLSENEFCLKAQTKKAMNLKIAGQYQLSLIGDFNEANATAAIVGAGLAGASYELAKTSICDVTIPGRMESLKTKDHGTIYVDYAHNYGSMSVLLGFLKKKYPHSKIIVVVGSTGDKGVSRRAGFAKALNENADVTYLTTDDPGFEDPKQICQEIDAKIDHNRVLVKTILDRQEAIKIAILHSRAQDIVVLAGKGEDGYQKIKGRDIAYPNDLKVAQQVIAEIEA